The Mammaliicoccus sciuri genome window below encodes:
- the rpoZ gene encoding DNA-directed RNA polymerase subunit omega, whose translation MLYPPQNELKDSINSKYLVVTTAAKRARELQEHPDSLLLDEYRSLKNVGQALEEIAAHKVYAKLED comes from the coding sequence ATGTTATACCCACCACAAAACGAATTAAAAGACAGCATCAATTCTAAATATTTAGTTGTAACTACTGCAGCTAAGAGAGCACGTGAATTACAAGAACACCCTGACAGTTTATTATTAGATGAATATCGTTCACTAAAAAATGTAGGTCAAGCACTAGAAGAAATAGCAGCTCATAAAGTATATGCTAAATTAGAAGACTAA
- the gmk gene encoding guanylate kinase — translation MNIEKGLLIVLSGPSGVGKGTVRKSIFDDPSTDFKYSISMTTRNMREGETDGVDYFFKSREEFEALIADDQFIEYAEYVGNYYGTPVQYVRDTMDNGYDVFLEIEVEGAKQVRKKFPEALFIFLAPPSLEHLKERLVGRGTESDEIIQNRILEARKEVEMMNLYDYVVVNDEVELAKERIQAIVEAEHLKRERVEARYRKMILEAKK, via the coding sequence ATGAACATAGAAAAAGGGTTACTGATAGTGCTCTCTGGCCCATCTGGAGTTGGTAAAGGAACAGTACGTAAATCAATATTTGATGATCCGAGTACGGATTTTAAATATTCTATCTCTATGACTACTCGAAACATGCGTGAAGGCGAAACGGATGGCGTAGATTATTTCTTTAAATCAAGAGAAGAATTTGAAGCTTTAATTGCTGATGACCAATTTATAGAGTATGCTGAGTATGTTGGTAATTACTATGGTACGCCAGTACAATACGTAAGAGATACGATGGATAACGGTTATGATGTATTTTTAGAAATAGAAGTAGAAGGTGCGAAACAGGTTAGAAAGAAATTCCCTGAAGCATTATTTATTTTCTTAGCACCACCAAGTCTTGAACATTTAAAAGAAAGACTTGTCGGTCGCGGAACTGAATCAGATGAAATCATCCAGAACCGAATTCTTGAAGCGCGTAAAGAAGTTGAAATGATGAACCTTTACGATTATGTTGTTGTAAACGATGAAGTTGAATTAGCGAAAGAGCGTATTCAAGCCATCGTAGAAGCTGAACACTTAAAAAGAGAACGTGTTGAAGCACGTTACAGAAAAATGATATTGGAGGCAAAAAAATAA
- a CDS encoding Rqc2 family fibronectin-binding protein — protein sequence MAFDGLFTRKIVEDIQSLVTGRIHKITEPSNDTIILTIRSERKNKQLLLSTHANFSRFHLTAEKFDNPFDPPMFLRVLRKHLDGGIIQSITQIGNDRLVEIDVHSRDEIGDLRKRTIVLEIMGRHSNIILIDGDRKIIDGFKHHTPNTNTARTIMPGFKYEYPPTVKKLNPFEVDDINKYIDFNSGKIDRQLLQQFEGFSPLITKEITSRRPFMNQETLVEAFNEVMDEVQQSPNPVIYSDDSTGKEIFYFMPLHSYGNDYMSFDNLHECLDRFYESRGERERVKQRALDLVKIVDQHLQKNRHKLEKLINEREAARNKDEQQLFGELITANMYQIKQGDKSLETINYYNNEPITIPLNPTKSPSMNAQYYYKQYNRLKTREIELDKQIKLTQSNILYFESLEQQLAHISVDDIDDIREELEEQGFVKKRKNKKKKNSNKITLTTFISTDGQTILLGKNNKQNDYLTHRVARKNQLWFHTKDIPGSHVVIQEDEPTQKTIEEAAMIAGYYSKASQSGQIPVDYTAIKNVHKPSGAKPGFVTYDSQTTLYVTTDYDDIKKLLKK from the coding sequence ATGGCTTTTGATGGCTTATTTACTAGAAAGATCGTTGAAGATATACAATCGCTTGTAACTGGGCGAATTCATAAAATTACTGAACCTAGTAATGACACAATTATATTAACAATTCGAAGTGAACGAAAAAATAAACAATTACTATTATCAACACATGCAAATTTCAGCCGTTTTCACTTAACTGCTGAAAAATTTGATAATCCTTTCGATCCACCGATGTTTCTTAGAGTACTACGTAAACATTTAGATGGCGGCATTATTCAAAGTATTACTCAAATTGGTAATGACCGATTAGTAGAGATCGATGTTCATTCTAGAGATGAAATTGGTGATTTAAGAAAACGAACAATTGTATTAGAAATTATGGGTAGACATAGTAATATCATTTTAATAGATGGCGACCGTAAAATTATCGACGGCTTTAAACATCATACGCCTAATACTAATACTGCTCGTACAATTATGCCAGGTTTCAAATATGAATATCCACCTACTGTTAAGAAATTAAATCCTTTCGAAGTAGACGATATCAATAAATATATTGATTTTAATTCGGGTAAAATTGACCGACAGCTCCTTCAACAATTTGAAGGTTTTAGTCCACTTATAACGAAAGAGATTACATCTAGACGACCATTTATGAATCAAGAAACTTTAGTGGAAGCTTTTAATGAAGTAATGGATGAAGTTCAACAATCACCTAATCCTGTTATTTACAGTGATGATTCGACTGGCAAAGAAATTTTCTACTTTATGCCGTTACATTCTTATGGAAATGACTATATGTCTTTTGATAATTTACATGAATGTTTAGATAGATTTTATGAATCACGTGGTGAAAGAGAGCGCGTTAAGCAACGTGCATTAGATTTAGTTAAAATAGTCGACCAACATCTTCAAAAAAATCGTCATAAACTAGAGAAATTAATTAATGAGCGAGAAGCGGCTCGTAACAAAGATGAGCAACAATTATTTGGAGAATTAATAACGGCGAATATGTATCAAATTAAACAAGGTGACAAATCGTTAGAAACTATTAATTATTATAACAATGAGCCTATTACGATACCTTTAAATCCAACGAAATCACCGTCAATGAATGCACAATATTATTACAAACAATATAACAGACTTAAGACACGTGAAATAGAATTAGATAAACAAATCAAATTGACACAATCTAACATTTTATATTTTGAGTCATTAGAACAACAACTTGCCCATATTTCTGTTGATGATATTGATGACATTAGAGAAGAATTAGAAGAACAAGGTTTTGTGAAGAAACGTAAAAATAAGAAAAAGAAAAATTCTAACAAAATTACGTTAACGACATTTATTTCTACAGATGGTCAAACGATTTTATTAGGTAAAAATAATAAACAAAACGATTACTTAACACATCGTGTCGCTAGAAAAAATCAATTATGGTTCCATACGAAAGATATTCCAGGTTCACATGTTGTGATACAAGAAGATGAACCAACGCAAAAAACAATCGAAGAAGCGGCAATGATTGCTGGGTATTATTCTAAAGCAAGTCAATCAGGTCAAATCCCAGTTGACTACACTGCTATAAAGAACGTCCATAAACCGAGTGGTGCTAAACCAGGATTTGTCACTTACGACAGTCAAACAACACTCTATGTCACGACTGATTATGACGACATTAAAAAATTACTTAAAAAATAA
- a CDS encoding VOC family protein → MIPKITTFLMFNGEAEEAINFYTSIFKDSEILTMVKYGEEGPGEPGTVQHSIFKINGQIFMGIDQTNGVEIEMNPAMSLYVTYESAMEMEHLYSKLKSGGAILMPKTELPPTFREFAWVQDKFGVNFQLALPEQQS, encoded by the coding sequence ATGATACCAAAAATTACGACATTTTTAATGTTTAACGGTGAAGCTGAAGAAGCGATTAATTTTTATACGTCTATTTTTAAAGATAGTGAAATTTTAACAATGGTTAAGTATGGTGAAGAAGGACCTGGTGAACCTGGGACTGTTCAACATTCTATATTTAAAATAAATGGACAAATATTTATGGGAATCGATCAAACAAATGGCGTTGAAATTGAGATGAATCCAGCAATGTCATTATATGTAACGTATGAATCAGCAATGGAAATGGAACATTTATATTCTAAACTTAAATCTGGTGGTGCGATTCTCATGCCGAAAACAGAATTACCACCAACATTTAGAGAGTTTGCATGGGTTCAAGATAAATTTGGCGTGAATTTCCAACTTGCTTTACCTGAACAACAGTCATAA
- a CDS encoding SLC13 family permease, with protein MNKHDNKFTNQLWKESGRTKEMLKFFSTDALKNQNKPDPELKSYNTAQLIGLILGPLLFLVVLLFFKADGLSQNGVYVMAATLWIAVWWITEAIPIPATSLMPLFLFPLGGIMDSATVSSAYGDDIVFLFLGGFIIAVAMERWNLHTRIALVIIKSIGTSTGRILLGFMIATGALSMFVSNTAAVMIMIPIGMAIIKEVNELTAEGNDSHNLSQFEKSLVLGIGYAGTIGGLGTLIGTPPLIILKGQYEKIFGEEIGFGQWMVMGVPTVIIILAITWAYLNFVVFKHDMKELPGGKAIITRELEALGKTTYEEKVVFTLFCLAAFLWVSREFLLAQLPFTELVKDGTISMFIAVILFLIPARRKFARILDWSIAKDLPWGILLLFGGGLAVASAITESGLDKWMGKQISGLDGVNIILIIGIVTLLVLFLTEITSNTATATMILPILATIAVGIHVHPLALMIPAAMAANCAFMLPVGTPPNAIVFGTDKVTIREMATTGFWLNLISCVIIVGFVWFMVPWLFGIDLVASK; from the coding sequence ATGAATAAACATGATAATAAGTTTACGAATCAACTTTGGAAAGAAAGTGGACGTACGAAAGAAATGTTAAAGTTCTTTTCAACGGATGCGTTAAAAAATCAAAATAAACCAGATCCTGAATTGAAATCATACAATACCGCACAACTTATCGGTTTAATATTAGGTCCATTACTATTTTTAGTTGTGTTATTATTTTTCAAAGCAGATGGACTGAGTCAAAATGGTGTCTACGTTATGGCTGCCACTTTATGGATTGCCGTATGGTGGATTACTGAAGCTATACCAATTCCAGCAACAAGTTTAATGCCTTTATTCCTTTTCCCGTTAGGCGGAATTATGGATAGCGCGACTGTTTCAAGTGCATATGGAGATGATATTGTATTCCTATTCTTAGGTGGTTTCATTATTGCAGTTGCGATGGAAAGATGGAATTTACATACAAGAATTGCACTCGTCATTATTAAAAGTATTGGTACGAGTACAGGTAGAATTTTATTAGGGTTTATGATTGCCACGGGTGCTTTATCGATGTTTGTTTCAAACACAGCAGCCGTTATGATTATGATTCCAATCGGTATGGCAATTATTAAAGAAGTAAATGAATTAACAGCTGAAGGCAATGACAGTCACAATTTATCACAATTTGAAAAATCACTCGTACTTGGTATCGGTTATGCAGGTACAATTGGAGGGTTAGGTACTTTAATAGGGACACCACCTCTTATTATTTTGAAAGGTCAATACGAAAAGATTTTCGGAGAAGAAATTGGATTTGGTCAATGGATGGTTATGGGTGTACCTACAGTTATTATCATACTCGCGATAACTTGGGCATATTTAAATTTCGTAGTATTTAAACATGACATGAAAGAACTTCCAGGTGGGAAAGCAATCATTACGAGAGAATTAGAAGCTTTAGGTAAGACGACTTATGAAGAAAAAGTTGTATTCACATTATTCTGTTTAGCTGCATTTTTATGGGTATCTAGAGAATTTTTATTAGCACAATTACCTTTTACAGAATTAGTTAAAGATGGCACAATTTCAATGTTTATTGCTGTTATACTTTTCTTAATTCCAGCAAGACGCAAATTTGCTAGAATTCTTGATTGGTCAATTGCTAAAGATTTACCATGGGGCATTTTATTGCTATTTGGTGGTGGTTTAGCAGTAGCTTCTGCCATTACAGAAAGTGGATTAGATAAATGGATGGGTAAACAAATTTCAGGATTAGATGGCGTGAATATCATCTTAATTATAGGAATTGTTACGCTGTTAGTATTATTCTTAACAGAAATTACATCTAATACTGCAACAGCTACAATGATTTTACCAATTTTAGCTACAATTGCAGTAGGTATTCATGTGCATCCACTAGCGTTAATGATTCCAGCAGCAATGGCTGCAAACTGTGCATTTATGTTACCAGTCGGTACACCACCAAATGCGATTGTATTTGGTACAGACAAAGTAACTATACGAGAAATGGCGACAACCGGATTTTGGTTAAACTTAATCAGCTGTGTAATTATCGTCGGATTTGTATGGTTCATGGTTCCTTGGTTATTTGGAATAGATTTAGTAGCAAGTAAATAA
- the pyrE gene encoding orotate phosphoribosyltransferase, protein MTQNIAQSLLEIKAVTLSPDDPYTWSSGIKSPIYCDNRVTLAYPEIRESIYQGLIELIKEHAQDAEIISGTATAGIPHAAFVADQLKLPMSYVRSKSKGHGKGNQIEGALSKGKKVVVIEDLISTGGSSINAVEALIEDGAEVLGVFAIFTYGINKAEEAFKAIDVPFYTLSNYDELISVAEKEGYIENKDIKTLKAWKDTL, encoded by the coding sequence ATGACTCAAAATATCGCACAATCATTATTAGAAATTAAAGCTGTAACACTTTCACCTGACGATCCATATACATGGAGTTCAGGTATTAAATCACCGATTTATTGTGATAATAGAGTAACATTAGCATATCCTGAAATTAGAGAAAGTATTTATCAAGGTTTAATTGAATTGATTAAAGAACATGCTCAAGATGCTGAAATTATTTCTGGTACGGCAACAGCAGGTATTCCGCATGCAGCATTTGTTGCGGATCAACTAAAATTACCCATGAGCTATGTGAGATCTAAAAGCAAAGGTCATGGTAAAGGTAATCAAATCGAAGGTGCTTTAAGCAAAGGGAAAAAAGTAGTTGTAATTGAAGATTTAATTTCAACAGGTGGTTCATCAATTAATGCTGTTGAAGCTTTAATTGAAGATGGTGCAGAAGTATTAGGGGTATTTGCAATCTTTACATATGGTATTAACAAAGCAGAAGAAGCTTTCAAAGCAATCGATGTTCCATTCTATACTTTATCTAATTATGATGAGTTGATTTCAGTAGCTGAAAAAGAAGGTTATATCGAAAATAAAGATATAAAAACTTTAAAAGCTTGGAAAGATACTTTATAA
- the pyrF gene encoding orotidine-5'-phosphate decarboxylase, with the protein MKNTPIIALDFATLEEVDQFLDLFNESLFVKVGMELYLQNGPDTINRIKERGHDIFLDLKLHDIPNTVQGALKGLGKLNIDLINVHAAGGKNMMAAGLEGLRETNFNAKLIAVTQLTSTTEQQMKDEQNIQSSINESVVHYAKMAHESGLDGVVCSPLESTLIQEHIGETFLKVTPGIRLESDKTHDQQRVTTPEDAKKLGSTHIVVGRSITQHEDPVARYHEILQRWEG; encoded by the coding sequence TTATTTAATGAATCCCTATTTGTAAAAGTAGGTATGGAACTTTATTTGCAAAATGGTCCAGATACGATCAACCGAATTAAAGAAAGAGGTCATGATATCTTTTTAGATTTAAAGTTACATGACATTCCAAACACGGTTCAAGGGGCATTAAAAGGATTAGGCAAACTCAATATCGACTTAATCAATGTACATGCAGCAGGTGGTAAAAATATGATGGCTGCTGGACTTGAAGGCTTACGTGAGACAAATTTTAATGCTAAGTTAATAGCTGTAACTCAGTTAACTTCTACTACAGAACAACAAATGAAAGATGAACAAAATATTCAATCATCCATCAATGAATCAGTCGTGCACTATGCAAAAATGGCACATGAATCAGGACTTGATGGTGTCGTTTGTTCACCATTAGAATCTACTTTAATTCAAGAACATATCGGCGAAACTTTCTTGAAAGTAACACCAGGTATACGTTTAGAATCTGATAAGACACATGATCAACAACGTGTGACAACACCAGAAGATGCTAAAAAATTAGGCTCAACACATATAGTAGTGGGTCGTTCAATTACGCAACATGAAGATCCAGTAGCAAGATATCACGAAATATTACAAAGATGGGAAGGATAA